AAGTGTAGTTTTAAAATCTATCGATTTGAGAAGTACGCTAAATTTCTAAACGTATTCACTTCCCTCCCTCCCCGTCACCCTCCCTTCCCCTCCTTTATGTCAACCGGTGCATGTGTGGAAAATTGTAACACGTGTTTTAAATTGTGAAAAAGCTAATTTCAGCACCAATCCCAGTAAAAACGGCGTAGTTATCAAGTGCTTTTGTCATTTAAATTACCCTCGAAGCAAAATCATCCGTAAGTAACTCGCACTTAACTAATCGCGCGTGTCGTATTTTAACCGCGTTTCTCATGATTGTGTTGAATAAAATTGATTTACAGAAACAAAATGACTGAGAAAGAAGTTGCGACGGAGACCAATGGCCAGGAGAAAAACGAGAATAATACTGGAGATGAAACTGAACTGGAAAGTGCGATTATTCGCCAGGTGGAATACTATTTCGGTGAGTCGCGTCATGTTTTTCAGTCCATATGTAAATAATAGCTCACATTGAGCAATATTGTAGCGGTTATTCAAATAAACTTTCTGAGCATACTAGGATGCATAGTAATTTATTCTCTTTCATACACTGAATAGAATGGCATACTCCGCAATGCGATAAGCGCGTAAAAcgataaaaagaaacatttacaaaataggTCACAAGCATATTTATGCAGGTACATTTATGGCCATTACCTGTTATTGGATCATCAAAACATCAAAATTAgtaatgaaaatatttgtttataatgtTCCATAAGTACCTACGTTACCTTTTATGAATCAGCATCCAGTCATCCATTGTTTCTACTCTTGGTTGGGACAGCAACATTGGGTATTATGTTCTctgaagtatttatttattaaaatacagcTGAAAAGGATAGGACTAATAAGAAAATGCGATAAGGTGCTGACAACTGTGGTTTGCCCCTTACGATTACCTCTCCTTCACACTATATGGCAGCCTTGCACCTCTACTATTCACCCTCAACAtcttttatgtatattaaaatgagacctatttatttatcatcTAAAATTTGGccacttaaaaataatatctattACATTTTGCAGGCGACATGAACTTAGGCCGTGATAAGTACCTACGTGAACAAGTCAATCTAGATGACGGCTGGGTTCCACTGGACATTCTCATCAAGTTCAATCGCCTTGCCAAGCTGTCTACGGACACAGAAGTTATTGCTAAAGCTTTAAACAAGTCTACTTCTGGTCTGCTTGAGGTATGTAttcatttttctataaaattcAGGAGTTTTGTACTTAAATTcactttgaaatattttattagtgagCTACAAAATTGCCCATAATATACCTAGAATGTAAAGTTTATTTCTACTACAAAGACATATGAATGTAAGCTGGAGGAAGTGTCTGGACTTCCAAGTTTCAAGTCACCTGAAGACCTCCCTTTTAgcttatttaattaagtatactttttgttatttatcaGGTTTCTGAAGACCTGAAGAAGGTAAGACGCAGTGCAGAGATGCCACTTCCAGAGATGAACGAAGAGCGTCGCAAGGAACTCCTCTCTCGCACTATATATGCTAAAGGGTTCGCCAAGGATGCCCAGTTGGATGATCTGCTGAAGTTTTTCAACGAACAGGGTGAAGTGGAAAACCTTATCATGAGACGTTACCTTGACAGGGCAACCAAGAACAGGCTGTTCAAGGGATCTGTATTTGTTACATTCAAAACTAAAGAAGAGGTTAGTTTTTTGGTTTTACTCCACTTTTTTTTCAGTTACAACATTAGTTTGATGGTCATTCATGTGACTGAGTGTTGCTAGAATTTACTTAATTCATAGCCAATAAAGTTGGTTCATTATTGCATCATGCTGCTTGTACTGTTTCTTATTGCTCCATACTACTATCAACTCcattaatataatatgtgtGCATATTTACAGGCTGAAAAATTCATAGACAAAAAAGATATCAAGTATGGTGAGACTGAACTGCTCATTCTCTGGCAAGAAGAttacttgaagaagaagcatgATGAATATGCCGAGAAGAAGGAGCAACGTGAGAAGAAGATTAAGGAGAAAGAAGCTACTGTAAGTTTCAATTTTTATCTTATATGCTGAggtgggagcgaataaaaaacataataaaacatgttcagctgcttatttgGGCATGTTGATTGTGTCCAGAGATGTGATGTGCCATTCCCAAAGTGGCAATGTTCCCAAAATtcacattcaaaaatatttatttttcaaaattggcttacaaagttagcgctttttgaacatcaaaaattaaattacattattatgtaactagctgtaaaactactaccacatcggaatctgtaatgCTGAGGGAAAGATGTGGTCCATTGTAAAAgctttttaatagtaaggacactggttgcttttctttttcaaattgttctttcttgtactctggtcttatctgcctaaaggttaggtaataaagctctttttatataACTATTCGCCTTTTAACTGCTGAAATGGCACGTTTTTATGCTACATACAATAGCCTCTTTTTATTAGTGGCTGTTTTTTCTCCTTTCTTTTTTGTCATAATATTGGATCGTGGGGGATTGGTCATTATATCTAttttaggactttgtatcaaattaGGTAGTGAtcttgtaaaataattataatatccatGTGAAATCTATTGATGACTGGTTATTACTGGTTGTAAAATAcagatgatattttattttacttgcaTGAAATAAAATCTGTCGAGTCTGGTCTGTCGAGGGGCACTTTAATTTCGGCATTTAGAGTTTGTTCTGGTCACATGCCACttaataaattttactttttaatgagGAAGAGGGACTCGCCCAATTGTACACGCTGTGGGA
This portion of the Pectinophora gossypiella chromosome 1, ilPecGoss1.1, whole genome shotgun sequence genome encodes:
- the LOC126370581 gene encoding la protein homolog, whose protein sequence is MTEKEVATETNGQEKNENNTGDETELESAIIRQVEYYFGDMNLGRDKYLREQVNLDDGWVPLDILIKFNRLAKLSTDTEVIAKALNKSTSGLLEVSEDLKKVRRSAEMPLPEMNEERRKELLSRTIYAKGFAKDAQLDDLLKFFNEQGEVENLIMRRYLDRATKNRLFKGSVFVTFKTKEEAEKFIDKKDIKYGETELLILWQEDYLKKKHDEYAEKKEQREKKIKEKEATAKQEAKDELKLPTGTVFHFSENDDTMKREHVKEALAPFGAEVAYIDFKQGDKEGWVRYSKENQAVEVNKKLTDGKLKIGETEVVFKLLEGEEEKAYLDKTVEEMVKRRKNQKTYSKNRNFKGKQGGRKRKQDHHGDAPSAKVKAES